Part of the Trichoderma asperellum chromosome 1, complete sequence genome is shown below.
GGAAATCTGCTGGCCTTCTACCAATGCGATTCAGCTTTCTAATTGCCCCGAAGAGTATTGCAACACATAGAATGTAAAGGTAAATAGGTATGTCCATAGTGGCTATGCGAATGACAGGAGTGAATAGTTGTGTCACTTGGTCCGACTTCAAGTCGTGATACAAACAGCAAGGCGACCAATATAAGTGCTCAATGTACTAGTATTAATTGGCAATCCACTCATTTGTATTGGACCCCCCATGCTGCCGTATAAGCTAGAAGAATCCTCCACAGTCATGTTTTACTTTCTGCTTACTATCTGGGGCTAAGGATCTGTCTAGCGAGGTTAAAGTAAAGAATTACTTGAGAGAAAATCTCCATGCTTGACCAATAGCAAAtttgcaatatatatatatatatatcaaattaaatatatatttaatgctggaaaaagaataatatattataatatataaatttaagtatatttaaagttcTTGATTTTTTTACAATAATAGAGTTATAAAATTTTCCCAGATATTACCTTTAAGTAAATAGATTCCTAACTAAAACTACAAAAAAGCCTCAGCTTCTAATTTAGtgataatattattattttttaatatccgATGCGTTTAGAATATCAATTATGagttctttaatttaaatacatTATTCATTCAATGAGCTAATTATAAGCAGTAGGTAAGTAGTCTTCTGCATGGAAAGTCGTTGCAATTTCCTATTGTAGAAAATGATGACTCTCATGGCATGTGGGGTGGTTACATCAATTGTCGGCCGTTCGCTTTTCGTTTAACCAGGTACTCCTATTAATTTCGTACTGCGTTAGCGTAGCAGGAAAATGATTAGTATTAGGGTATTATGTATTGTTCTCGGTGCCGAGGGCCATCAATCTCATGAACTAAGACTAATCAAGCAATACCGAGACATTATGTTCTTCAAGACGCCGGCGAAATTATCAAGCCTGATACCAGCGGCACAGATCAGGATCTGTACAAGCCGCCCAGGGGGCCTTGTTTCTTGTTCTAGGGGGTATAGCAATATCTTTAGCCATGTGTCCAGGGGTTGCAATCCTCCTCTGCAGCGGAATCGTCATCCGTTCAGCTCTGTGGATAAAGGATCACTGGGCCAAATTGTACAACACTATTAACCTTGCATCATTCCAATTGATTACAGTAAACCATGTTCATCACGATATTCTCCGAATTAAGGCTTGGTTGCCATGGAATAACATTTTCCGTCGTTCTGTTCTTGCGTCAATAAGCTTGTGGGCCTGTAGGGTGTGTAGGATTATTATCTCGGCTTAATAGCAAGGCCGGTTGAATCTTTAATTGGTTTGACAATAATGGTGAAGGCGGTAGCATCGGGACGCTTACATGACTGCTTAAATATCACTGTCAAAGATCCCTGCACATCCGCAAATGACAGTCGCGTGCGAAGACTAAAGAGTCTTACAATTTTGCATCCACCAGTTCATCCACCAGTTCATCCATATCTGTTCTTTCAACGCATCTCATTATCGACAATTGTTGTCACCAATAGGCTTTCCTGTGTGTCTACCTCTCTTTCGATATGCCCGGCACTTTGAACCACACTCCTGAGCCTGAATATGGGCGCAGGTTAATACCCAACATCATTGATGAGCGAGCCGAAAGCAATCCAACAAAAGCATTTGCGTCTATCCCACGATCAAAAGATCTCGCAGATGGCTTCGTTGATATTACCTATGCATTGATTGCCAATGCAATCAATCGGGCAAGTTGGTGGCTTTCACACTCGATGGGTAATACGGAAACATCAGAAGTGTTTGCATACTTGGGTCCAAATGACTTGAGATATCCGATTCTCCTGGTTGCGACGATGAAATGCGGCTATCAAGTATGTACaggaaagaaagataaaattaaaagcaacACAAGCTAAGATAATGTGATTCTTTGCAACtatagatgatgatgccgtcgCCCCGTAATTCGGCTGAGTACCAACAAGAGCTCCTCCGCCGTGCTGGCTGTCAAACACTTTTCTGCACCCGCGGCTTAATGGCGAAGTTGTCACCAGTTGTAGATGATCTGGATATCTTTTGCAAGATTGCACCTGATTTGGATGAGCTGCTCGATCCAACGCCTGTGGCCCCGTTTCCTTATGAAGCAACTTATGACGAGGTGAAGAAAGATCCATTCCTTATCCTTCACACATCAGGGTCAACCGGTAAGTCTCTGTGCTAGAACAGTGGATTTATATGCGTTACTCTAATCTAGTATATAGGCCCCCCAAAACCTATCACTTTAACCATTGAGTGTACTACGACAGAGGACACACATCGCCTCCTCGATGACCCAGAGGGTCGACTGTGGTGGCGCCTTTTTGCAAACAGGCGATACTTTATGGGCATGCCATGCTACCATGTAAGCAGTATGATTCTTCTCTGAAATAGTTTTACTAAGACAACTATCTAGTCTGCTGGCGTCTGGTTCTCGCTCTTTAAACCAGTCTTTTTCAACTCGACGGCCGTATTTGCATTAAGCGACAAACCTCTTACAGCGGCCATTGCAGAAGCGGTGCACCGAACGGCTGAAGTCTCTGGTGGAATATATCCACCCTCCGTTTTGGAAGAGATTAGTCACACGGAGTCTCTCAGCGGAGCCAAAGGCTTGGAGTTTGTAGCGTATGGAGGTGGCCCTCTATCGAAATCAGCGGGAGACCGGCTTTCTAAAGTAACCATCCTTCACAATTTCATTGGATTCACTGAGAATAGCGCACCCCCGCGGTATGTTATGGAACCAGAAGATTGGAATTACTTTGAGTTTCATCCGGCTTCTGGCTATTTCCCTGAACACCTGCACGATAACCTCTACCGGATGTCCTTCAGGCGTCTGCCTGAGTATGAGTTTGTTCAAACAGTCTTCCGGCTGTTCCCGGAGCTAGACAAATATAGCTCTGGAGACATTTTGAGTCCACATCCAACAAAGCCCAATCTTTGGACATATGGGGGTCGCACCGACGATCTCATTGTGCTATCTACGGGAGAGAAGTTCAATCCCATCCCTGCTGAGCTTATGCTTAAAGGATGTTCGGTGGTAAAAGACACTCTTATCGTTGGGGAtggaagaagccaagctGCGCTCCTTGTTGAATGTGATCCAGAGACCACTGTTGGAATGTCAAATGAACAGGCTTTGGATGAATTATGGCCATTTGTCCAGAGGGTCAATATGACGCTGCCCACCCAGGGGAGACTGCTGAAATCAAATATTATTTTTGCCTCTGCGGAAAAGGAGTTTTCACGTTCACCAAAAGGCTCTGTGCAGCGAAAAGCTACAGTCGCAAATTTTGAGGCTGAGCTTAATAATCTCTACTCGACTGGCAAATCGCTGCCAAATGAAAACGGTCATAGCCAATCAGCCAAAAAACCGATATCAAACGGAAATGGCTATAACCAATTCACCAAAGCCAACAACTATAGCCAAGGGTCCAAGCTCGGCCTGATAATTGACCATACAACGAAATCTTCAAGTCAATCGACAAATAGCGACACCAGCTCTGCAGTAACAACGCCAGTATCTCCCAGAACAGTGAAACCTGCCGCAGAGCCTGATATTGACGATACCACGTCGCTTTCTACTACGACTGTATCTCAGCAGGAAAAGTACTTGCTCGACGAAGAAATTGTTGATaaagagcaaaaaataaCGATCGCGGTGACCGAATTACAAGCCGTGAGCTTTATCCACACAGCCTTGGAAGCTATATGCGGCATCCACAGCAAAAACAATGACGATGACCTATTTGAACTTGGCCTTGATTCTGTAATGGCTTTACAGTTGTCAAACGAGCTCCAAAGTATATCGGCCTCATGGCCACAAGATAGAGATTCTTCATTGCAGCTGATTTATGCAAATCCAACTATCAAAAGCTTGTCACAAGCAATCAGCCGTATGAATAGACTCTCGGACACTGCGATGGACTCGCCTAAATCTTCAGAGGACGCGGAAAACGTAAACCGCGTTAGAGAAGTTGCGGCTCCGGCAATGCTCGATGCTGTGGAAGCTCAACCACCCAATACGATTGAGAAGTTGATCCACAGTTACACAGAGAATCTGGAAGAGAATACTCCAAAGCGAGTAATCACTGTTGCTCTTACAGGCAGTACTGGAGCTGTGGGGAGTCATTTACTTGATCGGTTAATGAAGGAGCCAAATGTGACAAAAATCTTTTGCCTTAACCGTTCTACGGGTGGAGAAAAGGCTCAAAGAGCAGCATGTGAGAAAAACGGTATTAAATGGGTACCAGGAAGCAAACCAGTTGAATTTCTCACAATTGATCTGTCACAGCCGCATTTGGGACTTGGACGAGATCAGTACTCTACTCTGCAAGATGAAACCGACATCATCATTCACAATGCTTGGAAACTTGACTTTCTACACACTGTACAACATTTTGAGAAAACTCATATCGCAGGAGTTCGACATCTAATTGATCTTTCGGCGAATTCTGAGCGTCGGCCGcgtatagtttttatttcctCTATTGCCAGTGTCCTCGGTTGGAAGGAGAGTCAGAAAGTGCCGGAAAAGATTATCCTTTCAGACTCGGTTACTGCGAACAATGGCTATGCTCAATCCAAGCATGTAGCTGAAAGAATTCTCTACGAGGCCTCACAAACCGTTAGAATCCAGGTCACAGTCGTACGACTTGGTCAAATCGCAGGCCCTACCAATGCTGGAGTTGGAGCATGGAACTCGCTTGACTGGGTACCTCAGATTATATACACATCTAAATCGCTTGGTCTTGTGCCAAAGACTTTGGGCATGGCTGATGACGTTGATTGGGTTCCAATTGACCGCCTGCCTGACATACTTGTAGAGTTGATTCATCATGACCTCAAAAAGCCAGAGAGGTTTCAGATCTATCACGCCGCAAACCCTAATCCAGTATCATGGGGTTCACTTCTTCCGGCGATATGCCACCGCCTGGGCCCTGACATGGAGTTGGTATCTTACCAGCAATGGCTGACAATGTTACGAAACAAAGGTGGGCATACTGAAGACGTGAAAACTTTCCCAGCTCTCCGCCTTATGGGCTGGCTACGGGAGTTGGATGCTCCTATGGGTGTCAAGTTACCAAGTCTTTCTACCGATATGATAGCCAAATCATCAAAGACCTTTTCCAGTTTGGAATCAATTCGCGGTATGTGGATGGAGAATTGGATGGAGTCTTGGGGGCTTTAACCAATTACACTTTCGCTGCTGAAATCATTTACATGCCATTCCAACTATTCTTCGctcgcttttttctttcattttgttattatttttttttttacaaataTTGCCTGTCATAATGTTGTATGTATCATTATCGTTGTATTTGCTTAGTATTAAATTCACATATTCAGTCTGTATGACATATCTGTATGCTTCCATTTGTAGCGTCCGACGGTACCTATTCTTATCTTATGCCAGACATCTTACTTTTGTTCTCTACAGTCCAATTACTTTACCAAAGGTACTGCTTTTTATGACGTGTTACATATGAGTATACTAAAAGATAATTTACAGCTTCCCACATCGTGCTCAGGTATATATTCTCATAATGAATCATGCAGAAGCAAAGCGACAAGCCAGCCGAGGCCATTACGAGCCAGGCGGtcatgaaaatgaaaatgtaCCACTAGTAGAGTGAGCATTTTTAGCTTACGTTGACATGTAACGTAATACACTCGCCATTGTTTGATTACAGCGTAAAATACAGATCCCTGCCTTTATTTTCCACTTCAGCTAAGCTTTGTTAGAAGCCTGAGAGATTTTCCAATTGCGCACTTCTACGGAGTACCCCGTGCTGGGGTCCCTAAAGTATGCAAGCAATTACTTGTTTTGGCAATTTTAGTCCTCGGGACCCGGGCAGTCGGCCCTGGATCCATGCCCGAGGTGGGATTAGATTTGCCGCCCTGGCGATATCACTATAAACCCATGTAGTACCGGGAGGACTCTGTGCATGCGAATCCTTTGACAGCGATCCTTAAATTATGGAGATCTTGTATTCCAAAGCTACTGTTCGAGACCGTTCGGCCGAGGCgtgtattaattaataaccaACCATAATATACATACTAAATATAGATGTATATTTCCAAATGTAGTAAATGTAAGATACCTAACCCTCCGCGCTGTGATCCTTCCGTTTAACCAATGATGTCAGAAACTAGTGTCATCTGGGCGGAAATGACAACAGTTGCTATGCTAATATCCGTTGATAGAAAGCGGtcttaatattaataataaaaagaatagtaCAAAGATACTactaagcttacttttttcaTAATGGTTATAGCATTTACACACTATCACTGGGTAGAAGGTTCATCTGAATAAGGAAGAATgtgtttaaaataattattgtCTTGAATACTACATCGGTATTTGTATTATCCTCAGTGACTCTTGCCATTCGTGTACTCAGGAATCTTCTTGCGTGGAGGAATAGGCTAGAATATGAGTAATTAGTGAAAGATTCTTCAAATAAAGAGAATATGCAAATTGGTCTTACCTTGGGATCCTCCACGTAATCGAAATGGCCAGAGTTTTGAAGGAGCAGATTGTTCTTCGGGTTAGCTTCTCCATTAAACCACATGGGGAAACCAATATCAAAGGGTGCGGCATTTTCAATCATGTCCATGTCTTGCTTCGTAAGCTCCAGGTTAAGAGCCTCAATATTACTCTTGAGATGTTCGAGCTTTCGGCCCCCGAGAATAGGGAAGACGTATGGTGTTTTATGCAGTAGATAAGCCAAAGCCACGCTAGTCATTGGCACACCTTTGATTCGGCCAATCTCCTCAAGCACTTTGCCTACCTTCTTGTGGTTGGAAGTATCCATCACGGGTATGTTCCGGCCGGAATTCTTGTTCTCCTGAACTTGGGTGCGCTCGGTATCAGTCTTGAAATAGCCGCCTCCAAGTGCGCCCCAAGGAGCAAGTGCCATTCCTTCAGCCTTGCACATGGGGATGATGTCTCGCTCAAAATCACGCGCGGCACAGGACCAATGGCCCTGGTAGACGCTAAATTGACGTAACCCGTGAGATCTCGCATCTATGATAAGCATTAGTTATGCACGTGTAACGGTGTGACACTTGGCCATTCTAGAATGGAATGTGCTGCAGTGATACAGGCATAGGAACACGAAGGCAACATACATTCATTGGCACGAGACACAACCCACGCAGGCGTATCACTGATGCCCAAGTAGAGCACCTTGCCTGAGAGAACGAGTTGGTTCAAGGACTGCATAATCTCTTCAATCGACGTTGTGAAGTCAAACCAGTGGACGTACATGATGTCAATGTAGTCTGTacgcagcttcttcaaacTTGCCTGGACAGTCGTGTAAAGGCTCTTGGTAGAATTTCCAGTAAAACTGGAGTGTTGGATACCTTTCTCATGAATGCGGAAGCCATTGCTGTACTTGGTGGCGATTACCATCTCATCCCGGCATCCCCGAGACTCAAGCCATTCACCGATCCAACGCTCAGAATTACCGCCTTGGTAGTTATTGGCGGTATCAATAAAGTTGCCACCATGCTCTTTGAAGTAATCCATCATGGCAAAGGCTGTTTCTTTAGAGCAGGGCCCGAGGAGCTCATCCCTACGCTTTGTCAATCGTGGTGTAACAGACTGAAGTCATCGGTGCTACTATTTACCAGTTGCCGCCAAAGTTCATGGTGCCAAGGCATAGTGGGCTAACCAGAACGCCGGCTCGGGGTGACAGAACTCGGTGCACTCCAAGTGCTTCAGGCTCTGGTGGCtgaggaaagaaaggcatCGTGTCACTTTAGAAACGTTGACGTGGTACAATTCTGGAGAAAGTGTCTAGATCTAGATCTGCAAACCGATTTATGCTCCGTAACAATGCTGTAGGCAAGGGAcactaaataaatacttttttctctcttttcatgAACCTTAACATGCTCTGTCTTATTGGCAGGTTGCACTCTGCTCCACGATGCCAGTAAACCCTTGTAATTACTAATCCTAGACTATGCCGTCTCAAACACAGACGGCGACAAACAACCCTTGGAAAGAACAATCATCGTACCGAGCACCGCAAGGAGTAATTTCGGTGGCATTTCTCCTGCATGGAACTTGAATTTTCCTCGAGAGTATCCAGGCTCACGGCGGGAAAGCCCTGTAGGTTGGCATGCAGTGGACAGAAAATGCCGCCGGTGTGATACGACAACATGTATGCGATATGCGGCGATGTAATTTTCCCACCCCTTGGTCCGGAACTTTCGTTCTGTCCTGCCGGTAATATTCAGGGATGAGGTTGAGGGATTGCTTATTAGTGGAGCCGTGCTGTATACCCCCGTGGGGTATGCTAGAAAGATAAACAGATTTCAGGATTCGGGATCCTAGATCTTACAGTGTCTCTTGTACATGAATATGATagtatttatcttttaaaaaggTTGTAAAAACAGTAAGAAATGGGTTACTAATAATTAAGGGATATATTACTAACTTTTcatgtttttatataagccTTCTGAATTAATAAAacactaatattatttacatTTACAACAACCtctaatattaaaagaaattgttacattattaaataattaactatttaatatcgacattaatagtaatattattaggAAGAATAACAATAATACCATTACGTTTCTTTTACAGATTCATTAGATAATTATTATCCTTAATAAATATGTTTATAGAGAAACACCCATAGCTTGAGGGAATACAATACTAGCTAATACTATTTAACAATAGTTCTCGGTCCCGATCAAGCTCCGCTATATTCCTGTACTATCCTTGCTGAGCTAGGGTTACGCTCTAATCCTTTACGCCCTTGTTAAGCCTTGTTTAACAGTCCCACTGGCGATCCGTGCGGCGGTATTCAACTTGTGTTCCATCCCGTGAAGTAACTTCCTTGTAAGGTAAGTACTACCTGTATGTTTAAAATGAGTTGTACAATTTTTTCGTTTtcatatataaatatatatagataaagcgCTAGCAGat
Proteins encoded:
- a CDS encoding uncharacterized protein (EggNog:ENOG41~antiSMASH:Cluster_1.5~SMCOG1039:aldo/keto reductase family oxidoreductase) — its product is MPFFPQPPEPEALGVHRVLSPRAGVLVSPLCLGTMNFGGNWDELLGPCSKETAFAMMDYFKEHGGNFIDTANNYQGGNSERWIGEWLESRGCRDEMVIATKYSNGFRIHEKGIQHSSFTGNSTKSLYTTVQASLKKLRTDYIDIMYVHWFDFTTSIEEIMQSLNQLVLSGKVLYLGISDTPAWVVSRANEYARSHGLRQFSVYQGHWSCAARDFERDIIPMCKAEGMALAPWGALGGGYFKTDTERTQVQENKNSGRNIPVMDTSNHKKVGKVLEEIGRIKGVPMTSVALAYLLHKTPYVFPILGGRKLEHLKSNIEALNLELTKQDMDMIENAAPFDIGFPMWFNGEANPKNNLLLQNSGHFDYVEDPKPIPPRKKIPEYTNGKSH
- a CDS encoding putative NRPS-like protein biosynthetic cluster (EggNog:ENOG41~antiSMASH:Cluster_1.5~SMCOG1002:AMP-dependent synthetase and ligase), translated to MPGTLNHTPEPEYGRRLIPNIIDERAESNPTKAFASIPRSKDLADGFVDITYALIANAINRASWWLSHSMGNTETSEVFAYLGPNDLRYPILLVATMKCGYQMMMPSPRNSAEYQQELLRRAGCQTLFCTRGLMAKLSPVVDDLDIFCKIAPDLDELLDPTPVAPFPYEATYDEVKKDPFLILHTSGSTGPPKPITLTIECTTTEDTHRLLDDPEGRLWWRLFANRRYFMGMPCYHSAGVWFSLFKPVFFNSTAVFALSDKPLTAAIAEAVHRTAEVSGGIYPPSVLEEISHTESLSGAKGLEFVAYGGGPLSKSAGDRLSKVTILHNFIGFTENSAPPRYVMEPEDWNYFEFHPASGYFPEHLHDNLYRMSFRRLPEYEFVQTVFRLFPELDKYSSGDILSPHPTKPNLWTYGGRTDDLIVLSTGEKFNPIPAELMLKGCSVVKDTLIVGDGRSQAALLVECDPETTVGMSNEQALDELWPFVQRVNMTLPTQGRLLKSNIIFASAEKEFSRSPKGSVQRKATVANFEAELNNLYSTGKSLPNENGHSQSAKKPISNGNGYNQFTKANNYSQGSKLGLIIDHTTKSSSQSTNSDTSSAVTTPVSPRTVKPAAEPDIDDTTSLSTTTVSQQEKYLLDEEIVDKEQKITIAVTELQAVSFIHTALEAICGIHSKNNDDDLFELGLDSVMALQLSNELQSISASWPQDRDSSLQLIYANPTIKSLSQAISRMNRLSDTAMDSPKSSEDAENVNRVREVAAPAMLDAVEAQPPNTIEKLIHSYTENLEENTPKRVITVALTGSTGAVGSHLLDRLMKEPNVTKIFCLNRSTGGEKAQRAACEKNGIKWVPGSKPVEFLTIDLSQPHLGLGRDQYSTLQDETDIIIHNAWKLDFLHTVQHFEKTHIAGVRHLIDLSANSERRPRIVFISSIASVLGWKESQKVPEKIILSDSVTANNGYAQSKHVAERILYEASQTVRIQVTVVRLGQIAGPTNAGVGAWNSLDWVPQIIYTSKSLGLVPKTLGMADDVDWVPIDRLPDILVELIHHDLKKPERFQIYHAANPNPVSWGSLLPAICHRLGPDMELVSYQQWLTMLRNKGGHTEDVKTFPALRLMGWLRELDAPMGVKLPSLSTDMIAKSSKTFSSLESIRGMWMENWMESWGL